A genomic region of Bernardetia sp. ABR2-2B contains the following coding sequences:
- the truB gene encoding tRNA pseudouridine(55) synthase TruB: MQEEQGVFSQGKVILIDKPLTWTSFDVVNKIRYAIKKFEQKKKVKVGHAGTLDPLATGLLILCSGKMTKQIENFQGQEKEYVAQITFGFTTASYDLESELENKKDISDLTLEKIQTALSDFEGEIDQVPPIFSAVQVNGKRAYQSAREGEEIKLKSRKVTISELEIIESNISENEAIISLRIVCSKGTYIRSLAHDLGQKLETGAHLSGLRRTKIGNFVVEEAQTIEQFLEEWKPREVKK; the protein is encoded by the coding sequence ATGCAAGAAGAACAAGGAGTATTTTCACAAGGGAAAGTAATTTTGATAGATAAACCTCTTACTTGGACATCTTTTGATGTAGTAAATAAGATTCGTTATGCTATCAAAAAATTTGAGCAAAAGAAAAAAGTAAAAGTAGGACATGCAGGAACGCTTGACCCATTAGCCACAGGTTTATTAATTCTTTGTTCTGGAAAAATGACAAAGCAGATTGAAAATTTTCAAGGACAAGAAAAAGAATATGTAGCACAAATTACATTTGGTTTTACAACAGCTTCTTATGATTTGGAATCAGAATTAGAAAATAAAAAAGATATTTCTGACCTTACATTAGAAAAAATTCAAACAGCTTTAAGTGATTTTGAAGGAGAAATAGACCAAGTTCCTCCTATTTTTTCGGCTGTGCAAGTCAATGGAAAAAGAGCCTATCAGTCTGCAAGAGAAGGAGAAGAAATAAAACTCAAATCAAGAAAAGTAACAATTTCAGAATTAGAAATCATAGAATCTAATATATCAGAAAATGAAGCTATAATTTCTTTGAGAATTGTTTGTAGTAAAGGAACTTATATCAGAAGTCTAGCACATGATTTGGGGCAAAAACTAGAAACAGGTGCACATCTTTCAGGGCTTCGTCGCACAAAAATAGGTAATTTTGTCGTTGAAGAGGCACAAACAATTGAGCAGTTTTTGGAAGAGTGGAAGCCAAGAGAAGTAAAAAAATAG
- a CDS encoding tetratricopeptide repeat protein, with translation MKIYEIVVIALFIITIILQFFNIGEDTALIILLSADTLLALSYFIGGYWLFKKKQNDEEGNKNKAISILGGFAFGIALICFWTRIIVTPNEIISYLPFANIVFFVILLILIIIKRNDSIFTKNNKPILIRSFVILIITCFFFYVPIEFEPYNDLIRSMNVSSKRLQHNLNMAKYHEKAKIELDNENYEKAVEYAEIAELEGRRGFLLPDNPIFLENGEVDTTFFKKLPLRNMNLVYARLYTAYTNLANENLENDDDQQALKNYEIAHQILYIYNLNDGQWEQQNVISFANMGKALSYLNRFEEADDEFNKAFLLIDSSNVDSKKISFAYSVTAKSLAMRELYEESNNYHKASIDIQLQSSIHTDSKEYLAENYMEMGKNYVFLLKTDKAIQAYQQVFHYSNKNSDTYRQTCIYYGIVNFQLYNYEKAESIFLECIKLYGNIQDGLSNVGVSKNLLARNYIQLNKYKEAEKFLQEGIEITRTEEGKTSSNYVFALSVYANLNSILSNYKEAEKQYQEAFELSKNRSGKNSSETIQLFIQLANTKINLSKLKEIEELANQANEMLAEMRVESSINLDNLVNELAYLNYSAGNYFTSREIYELVIKADEKHNDTQALTTGIALNGLGLLEMNDKKYIEADSLFHQSLEIHKAIFKTSNPSLATLYLNMAKLYILKNEYQKAENNLAISLKMNQDLFNEKHTNFADIEVAYGDLALQQNKEEEANQHYQKALKIYLAKFDEDHYKIQSVKE, from the coding sequence ATGAAAATATACGAAATAGTTGTTATTGCCTTATTCATTATTACTATTATTCTTCAATTTTTCAATATAGGCGAAGATACAGCCTTGATAATTTTGCTTTCGGCAGATACTCTTTTGGCTCTTTCTTATTTTATTGGTGGCTATTGGTTATTTAAAAAGAAACAAAATGATGAGGAAGGAAATAAAAATAAAGCTATTTCTATTCTTGGAGGTTTTGCTTTTGGTATTGCTCTTATTTGCTTTTGGACTAGGATAATAGTTACTCCAAATGAAATTATATCTTATCTTCCTTTTGCAAATATTGTATTTTTCGTAATTCTTTTGATTTTAATAATTATCAAAAGAAATGATTCTATTTTCACAAAAAATAATAAGCCTATTTTGATTCGTTCTTTTGTCATTCTTATCATAACCTGTTTTTTCTTTTATGTTCCTATAGAATTTGAGCCTTATAATGATTTGATTCGTTCTATGAACGTAAGTAGCAAAAGATTACAGCACAATCTAAATATGGCAAAATACCACGAGAAAGCTAAAATAGAATTAGATAATGAAAATTATGAAAAAGCTGTTGAATATGCTGAAATAGCTGAATTAGAAGGTAGAAGAGGTTTTTTGCTTCCTGATAACCCTATTTTTTTAGAAAATGGAGAAGTAGATACTACCTTTTTTAAAAAATTACCTTTGAGAAATATGAATCTTGTATATGCTAGACTTTATACTGCTTATACTAATTTGGCAAATGAGAATTTAGAAAATGATGATGATCAACAAGCTCTAAAAAATTATGAAATAGCGCATCAAATTCTTTACATCTATAACCTTAATGATGGACAATGGGAACAACAAAATGTCATTTCTTTCGCTAATATGGGTAAAGCTTTGAGTTACTTAAATCGATTTGAAGAAGCTGATGATGAATTTAACAAGGCTTTTTTATTAATTGACTCTTCAAATGTTGATTCAAAAAAAATTAGCTTTGCTTATAGTGTAACTGCGAAATCTTTAGCTATGAGAGAGCTTTATGAAGAATCAAATAACTATCATAAAGCTTCTATTGATATTCAATTACAAAGTTCTATACATACAGATAGTAAAGAATATTTAGCTGAAAACTATATGGAAATGGGTAAGAATTATGTTTTTTTATTAAAAACAGATAAAGCTATACAAGCTTATCAACAAGTATTTCATTATTCAAATAAAAATAGTGATACATACAGGCAAACTTGTATTTATTATGGAATTGTAAATTTTCAACTTTATAACTATGAAAAAGCTGAATCTATTTTTTTGGAATGTATAAAACTATATGGAAATATACAAGACGGACTATCAAATGTGGGCGTAAGTAAAAATCTTCTAGCAAGAAACTATATTCAACTAAATAAATACAAAGAGGCTGAAAAATTCTTGCAAGAAGGAATCGAAATTACAAGGACAGAAGAAGGAAAGACAAGTTCGAATTATGTGTTTGCTTTATCTGTCTATGCAAATCTAAATTCTATTTTGAGTAATTATAAAGAAGCAGAAAAGCAATATCAAGAAGCATTTGAATTAAGTAAAAACAGATCTGGAAAGAACAGCTCTGAAACCATTCAATTGTTCATTCAACTAGCAAACACGAAGATAAATCTTTCTAAGTTAAAAGAGATAGAAGAACTTGCTAATCAAGCCAATGAGATGTTAGCAGAAATGAGAGTAGAAAGTTCTATTAATTTGGATAATTTAGTTAACGAACTCGCTTATCTAAATTATTCAGCAGGAAATTATTTTACTTCAAGAGAAATATACGAACTCGTAATTAAAGCAGATGAAAAACACAATGACACACAAGCTCTTACTACAGGAATTGCACTAAACGGTTTAGGTTTATTAGAAATGAATGATAAAAAATACATTGAAGCAGATAGTCTTTTTCATCAATCTTTAGAAATTCATAAAGCTATTTTCAAAACTTCAAATCCTTCTTTGGCTACTTTGTATCTCAATATGGCAAAACTGTATATTTTGAAAAATGAATATCAAAAAGCAGAAAACAATCTTGCTATTTCCTTAAAAATGAATCAAGATTTATTCAATGAAAAGCACACTAATTTTGCAGATATTGAAGTCGCTTATGGAGATTTAGCATTACAGCAAAATAAAGAGGAAGAAGCAAATCAGCATTATCAAAAAGCATTGAAAATTTATTTAGCCAAATTTGATGAAGACCATTATAAAATACAATCTGTAAAAGAATAA
- a CDS encoding TMEM175 family protein, which produces MKSSRLEAFSDGVLAILITIMVLEMKVPTGGALHDLEKVYPIFLSYILSFLYLGIYWNNHHHLFQATKYVNGKVLWANLHLLFWLSLIPFTSGWVGRTNFSAVPEALYGVVLLMSAIAYFILQSLILKIHGENSILNKAIGKDYKGKISLVLYAVAIPLSFVSQWISISIYIGVALLWVVPDKRIEKILYKEIKKNQKEESNKEIDNVS; this is translated from the coding sequence ATGAAATCAAGCAGACTAGAAGCCTTTAGTGATGGCGTTTTGGCAATTCTTATTACTATTATGGTTTTGGAAATGAAAGTTCCAACAGGAGGAGCTTTACACGATTTAGAAAAAGTATATCCTATTTTTTTGAGTTATATTTTGAGCTTTCTGTATTTGGGGATTTATTGGAATAATCATCATCACCTTTTTCAAGCCACAAAATACGTAAATGGAAAAGTGCTTTGGGCAAATCTGCACTTACTTTTTTGGCTTTCTCTAATTCCTTTTACATCAGGTTGGGTAGGAAGAACTAATTTTTCGGCTGTTCCAGAGGCTCTTTATGGAGTTGTTTTGTTGATGAGTGCTATTGCTTATTTTATTTTACAATCTCTCATTCTCAAAATTCATGGAGAAAACTCAATTTTAAATAAAGCTATCGGAAAAGACTATAAAGGTAAAATTTCACTAGTTTTGTACGCTGTTGCTATTCCTCTTTCTTTTGTTAGTCAATGGATTTCTATTTCTATTTATATTGGCGTTGCTTTGCTTTGGGTTGTTCCTGACAAACGCATTGAAAAAATACTTTATAAAGAGATAAAGAAGAACCAGAAAGAGGAAAGCAATAAAGAAATAGACAATGTTTCTTAG
- a CDS encoding TonB-dependent receptor: MNTFLTSSFCCFYKNLFCLCCCCCCIACHFCLAQNSNDLEASIKTNTRLETQIRIKGKVSTSSNFDKNEPLFGATIVVQELNKYAQSDTDGNFLLEFFTTSSTSHQSTYTLVAYLYGFKTVSKEINIREKNTLTIDFNLEELQDSLKTIVVEGNSELENSNLMARLNTVDGMGIYESKKTEVIVLDNTTANLAANNSRQIYAKVAGLNVWESDGAGIQLGIGARGLSPNRTANFNTRQNGYDISADALGYPESYYTPPVEAVERIELVRGAASLQYGTQFGGMLNFVMKDAPKNKNFETNLRQTVGSYGFTSSFVDVGGNLGKTNQNGDSKLSYYGFYQYKRGDGWRENSGFDVHTGFAKLTFRPSSKFKISVEYTGMNYLAQQAGGLTDAMFEQNPRQSIRDRNWFAVNWNLGAVILDYKISNKTKINSRTFGLLAGRKTVGNLDKISVIDFGQNRTLIDGDFKNFGNETRLLHRYSIHFLGEKLKKQTHAFITGFRYYSGFTTQRQGDADATNKPNFAFLNSENLENSSYQFPNQNASFFIENVFNLSDKWSITPGIRAEYIKTQADGFYKERVFDFAGNLISETKNEENLERPRSFVLGGIGISYKPVLNNKNELEIYANFSQNYRSVTFSDLRIQNPNLVISPDIKDESGYNADLGFRGKINTLLQFDVSLFYLNYNDRISQVERTGVAPTYTPYRFRGNIAQARIYGIESLLEFNVGKLGNNWIENILPKSYLGLYLNTSILKSKYTNSEETAILGREVELVPPITLRTGLQFGYKDFKLSYQYSYTHEHFTDATNVVRSATAVSGIIPSYYVMDLSMSYSYKWLKLEGSINNLTNNSYFTRRADGYPGPGIIPADARAFFLTLGASF, translated from the coding sequence ATGAACACATTTCTCACCTCTTCTTTTTGTTGTTTTTACAAAAACCTTTTTTGTCTTTGTTGTTGTTGCTGTTGTATAGCTTGTCATTTTTGCCTAGCTCAAAATAGTAATGACTTAGAAGCATCTATCAAGACAAATACGAGATTAGAAACACAGATTCGAATAAAAGGAAAGGTTTCTACCTCTTCTAATTTTGACAAAAACGAACCTCTTTTTGGTGCAACTATCGTCGTTCAGGAGCTGAATAAATACGCTCAAAGTGATACAGATGGCAATTTTTTATTAGAGTTTTTTACTACCTCTTCTACTTCCCATCAATCTACTTATACATTAGTTGCTTATTTGTATGGCTTCAAAACGGTTTCAAAAGAGATAAATATTAGAGAAAAAAACACATTAACTATTGATTTTAACTTAGAAGAGCTACAAGATTCTTTGAAAACAATAGTGGTAGAAGGAAATTCAGAATTAGAAAACTCTAATTTAATGGCTCGTCTTAATACCGTTGATGGAATGGGGATTTATGAATCTAAAAAGACGGAAGTAATTGTTTTGGACAACACAACAGCAAATTTGGCAGCCAATAACTCAAGACAAATTTATGCAAAAGTAGCAGGGCTGAACGTTTGGGAAAGTGATGGAGCAGGTATTCAGTTAGGAATCGGAGCTAGAGGACTTTCACCCAACCGAACAGCAAATTTTAATACTCGTCAAAATGGTTATGATATTTCTGCTGATGCACTCGGTTATCCTGAAAGCTATTATACGCCACCAGTTGAGGCTGTTGAGAGAATTGAACTTGTGCGTGGTGCAGCTTCTTTGCAGTATGGAACGCAGTTTGGTGGAATGCTCAATTTCGTAATGAAAGATGCTCCTAAAAACAAAAACTTTGAGACTAACTTACGCCAAACAGTAGGTTCTTATGGCTTTACAAGTAGTTTTGTTGATGTAGGTGGGAATTTGGGAAAGACAAATCAAAACGGAGATTCAAAACTAAGTTATTACGGATTTTATCAATATAAACGTGGCGATGGTTGGAGAGAAAACTCTGGCTTTGATGTGCATACAGGTTTTGCAAAACTTACTTTCCGTCCTTCTTCAAAATTCAAAATTTCGGTAGAATATACTGGAATGAATTACCTTGCACAACAAGCTGGTGGACTTACTGATGCTATGTTTGAGCAAAATCCACGTCAGTCGATTAGAGATAGAAACTGGTTTGCCGTAAACTGGAACTTAGGAGCAGTTATTTTAGATTATAAAATTTCTAATAAAACAAAAATCAATAGCCGTACTTTTGGGCTTTTGGCAGGAAGAAAAACAGTAGGAAATTTGGATAAGATAAGTGTCATTGATTTTGGACAAAATAGAACTTTAATAGATGGGGATTTCAAAAACTTTGGAAATGAAACTCGCCTTTTACATCGTTATTCTATTCATTTTTTAGGAGAAAAATTAAAGAAACAAACACACGCTTTTATCACAGGTTTTAGATATTACAGTGGCTTCACAACACAACGACAAGGCGATGCAGATGCAACAAATAAACCTAACTTTGCTTTCTTAAACTCTGAAAATTTAGAAAATTCTTCCTACCAGTTTCCAAATCAAAATGCTTCTTTTTTTATAGAAAATGTCTTTAACCTTTCTGATAAATGGAGCATTACCCCTGGAATTAGAGCCGAATATATCAAAACACAAGCTGACGGATTTTATAAAGAACGAGTTTTTGATTTTGCAGGAAATTTGATTTCTGAAACCAAAAATGAAGAAAATTTAGAACGCCCTAGAAGTTTTGTTTTAGGTGGAATAGGAATTAGTTATAAACCTGTTTTGAATAACAAAAACGAATTAGAGATTTATGCAAATTTCTCTCAAAATTATCGTTCGGTTACCTTTAGTGATTTGCGTATTCAGAATCCAAATTTGGTAATTAGTCCAGATATAAAAGATGAAAGTGGTTATAATGCAGACTTAGGTTTTCGTGGTAAAATCAATACGCTTTTACAATTTGATGTAAGTCTTTTTTACTTGAATTATAATGACAGAATCAGTCAAGTAGAACGTACAGGCGTTGCTCCAACGTACACTCCCTATCGTTTTAGAGGAAATATCGCTCAAGCTAGAATTTATGGAATTGAATCACTTTTAGAATTTAATGTCGGAAAATTAGGTAATAATTGGATTGAGAATATTCTACCAAAATCATATTTGGGACTTTATTTGAATACTTCTATTCTGAAAAGTAAATATACAAATTCAGAAGAAACAGCAATTTTGGGAAGAGAAGTTGAGCTTGTTCCACCTATTACGCTGCGTACAGGTTTGCAGTTTGGTTACAAAGATTTCAAACTCTCTTATCAATATTCCTACACACATGAGCATTTTACAGATGCCACCAACGTTGTCAGAAGTGCGACGGCTGTTAGTGGAATTATTCCTTCATATTATGTGATGGATTTGTCGATGAGCTATTCTTACAAATGGCTAAAACTAGAAGGAAGCATAAATAATCTCACAAACAATTCTTATTTTACAAGACGTGCAGATGGCTATCCTGGACCTGGAATTATTCCTGCTGATGCTAGAGCTTTTTTCTTGACTTTGGGAGCTAGTTTTTAG
- a CDS encoding CHAT domain-containing tetratricopeptide repeat protein: MKKQSFLLSFFLLLTFSFTFFISPNLYAQGWLDKIKKKAKEKTEEIQEKIEEAVEEKTEKEVETATEKEFKELRTSYDTSTFGYAIAFIDNTDLYEEQQRGQKAKRFLMRLSDNIGITENTQKDPLAKAKNYYDLGEIAYSSRYYKRAEENFLKSEEEFKKLNKTSHPLYPKLVNNLGLLYYTIKHLSDAEEYIQEALKISQKEKGENYTAALNNQAMIWKDKGLYTESEKQFEQIKKIQTQNKQEYSISAAIVLNNQAILFQELGRYKEAEKYLSQAMEIAALTLKGTSNTYQRFLINQALLYQQMKRYQEAETLFLQSIELKEKRIGTRNHPDLAHMLTGLAGLYIEIGKTEKTEELLLEAQRIYEKKLGADNLSYAKASNYLGQFYKNQNQLKKSEKQLKIALKIREQQLGENHVKTIETKEQLALLYWKQDKVEKSIELFENVIAHNYDFIKNYFPAMSETEKERYWDKIRPTFLRFYNFVVDTEKKYPNEYPMLVTQMHNAHLATKAILLNTTNRIKKGVLRSNNQRLKNDYKKWIKNREQLIKLYAYTPEELKEQGIDRDKIEKETNQIEKRLSESLPNLFKENDLKTYQDIRNALPQNTAFVDIISFPKYNNDQLSENQYVALIGTPDYDAPKIVFLKDGNELDNEDFFYNRNNIQFQLEDRESFLAYWKPIYDKLEKIKSEEPTERIFVSLDGIYNQISINTLQVSDTSYVIDHQNLIFLNNLKDLTRKKSYANTTKDNKVVLVGYPNYGNQGKITPLPGTKVEIETIKTLLQKSGQRTQTILGNSADEKTIKAIQKPRILHIATHGFFLADSKVSSGDNARSFGLQANLVRQNPLLRSGLMFTDAESALNTQNSKEKTESNNGILTAYEARGLDLEGTELVVLSACETGLGDIKAGEGVYGLQRAFQLAGAKSTIMSLWQVSDEATAKLMTYFYENWATTKDVNKAFREAQEKLKTEYPEPYFWGAFMLIQTEK, from the coding sequence ATGAAAAAGCAATCTTTTTTACTCTCATTTTTCTTACTGCTTACTTTTAGCTTTACATTTTTTATCTCTCCTAACCTGTATGCACAAGGTTGGCTAGACAAAATCAAGAAAAAAGCAAAAGAAAAAACAGAAGAAATCCAAGAAAAAATTGAAGAAGCAGTAGAAGAAAAAACCGAAAAAGAAGTTGAGACTGCAACAGAAAAAGAGTTTAAAGAGCTTCGTACTTCTTACGATACTTCTACTTTTGGTTATGCCATTGCTTTTATTGATAATACTGATTTGTATGAAGAGCAACAAAGAGGACAAAAAGCCAAGCGTTTTTTGATGCGCTTATCTGATAATATAGGAATCACAGAAAACACACAAAAAGACCCTTTAGCAAAGGCAAAAAATTATTATGATTTGGGAGAAATAGCTTACTCTTCTCGTTATTATAAGAGGGCTGAAGAAAATTTCTTAAAATCTGAAGAAGAGTTCAAAAAATTAAATAAAACTTCTCATCCACTTTATCCTAAACTTGTAAATAATTTAGGCTTACTTTATTATACCATAAAACACCTTTCAGATGCTGAGGAATATATTCAAGAAGCACTCAAAATAAGCCAAAAAGAAAAAGGAGAAAACTACACAGCAGCCCTAAACAATCAAGCAATGATTTGGAAAGACAAGGGGCTTTATACAGAATCAGAAAAACAATTTGAACAAATCAAGAAAATTCAAACTCAAAATAAGCAAGAGTATAGCATATCGGCAGCTATTGTTTTGAATAACCAAGCTATTTTATTTCAAGAATTAGGACGTTATAAGGAAGCTGAAAAGTACCTGTCTCAAGCCATGGAAATTGCTGCGCTGACTTTAAAAGGAACATCAAATACATATCAGCGTTTTTTAATTAATCAAGCTCTTTTGTATCAACAGATGAAGCGTTATCAAGAGGCTGAAACTCTTTTTCTGCAAAGTATAGAGTTAAAAGAAAAACGAATAGGAACACGCAACCACCCAGATTTGGCACACATGCTGACTGGTTTGGCTGGCTTATATATAGAAATAGGAAAAACTGAAAAGACAGAGGAATTACTTTTAGAAGCTCAACGAATTTATGAAAAAAAACTGGGAGCAGACAATCTTTCTTATGCAAAGGCAAGTAATTATTTAGGTCAATTTTATAAGAATCAAAATCAACTAAAAAAATCAGAAAAACAACTCAAAATAGCTCTAAAAATCAGAGAACAACAGCTTGGAGAAAATCATGTCAAGACAATAGAAACAAAAGAACAGTTAGCTTTACTGTATTGGAAACAAGATAAAGTAGAAAAAAGTATAGAGTTATTTGAAAATGTAATTGCTCATAATTATGATTTCATCAAAAACTACTTTCCTGCAATGAGCGAAACTGAAAAAGAACGATACTGGGACAAAATCCGTCCTACTTTCTTGCGTTTTTACAATTTTGTCGTGGATACAGAAAAAAAATATCCCAATGAATATCCTATGCTCGTTACACAGATGCACAACGCACATCTTGCAACAAAAGCAATTTTACTCAACACAACCAACCGAATAAAAAAAGGTGTTTTGAGAAGTAATAATCAAAGATTAAAAAATGATTACAAAAAATGGATAAAAAATAGAGAACAACTTATAAAACTTTATGCCTACACACCCGAAGAGCTTAAAGAACAAGGAATTGACAGAGACAAAATAGAAAAAGAAACTAATCAAATTGAAAAAAGATTATCAGAGAGCCTTCCAAATCTTTTCAAAGAAAATGACCTCAAAACATATCAAGATATTCGCAATGCTTTACCACAAAACACTGCTTTTGTAGATATAATTTCGTTTCCAAAATACAATAATGACCAACTCTCAGAAAATCAATATGTTGCCTTGATTGGAACTCCAGATTATGATGCTCCAAAAATCGTTTTCTTAAAAGATGGAAATGAACTAGATAATGAAGATTTTTTCTATAACCGAAACAATATTCAATTTCAATTAGAAGACAGAGAAAGTTTTTTAGCTTATTGGAAACCAATTTATGACAAACTGGAAAAAATAAAATCAGAAGAGCCTACAGAGAGAATTTTTGTTTCTTTAGATGGAATTTATAATCAAATCAGTATAAATACGCTCCAAGTTTCTGACACTTCGTATGTCATTGACCATCAAAACCTTATATTTCTAAATAATTTAAAGGACTTGACAAGGAAAAAAAGTTATGCTAATACAACCAAAGATAACAAGGTCGTTTTGGTAGGTTATCCAAATTATGGAAATCAAGGAAAAATCACACCTCTCCCTGGAACTAAAGTAGAGATAGAGACTATCAAAACTTTATTGCAAAAAAGTGGACAAAGAACACAAACGATATTAGGAAATTCGGCAGATGAAAAAACAATTAAGGCTATCCAAAAACCTCGTATTTTACATATTGCAACTCACGGTTTTTTCTTGGCTGATAGTAAAGTTTCTAGTGGAGACAATGCTCGTTCGTTTGGTTTACAGGCAAACTTAGTTCGTCAGAATCCACTTTTGCGTTCGGGTTTGATGTTTACTGATGCAGAATCAGCTTTAAATACCCAAAACTCAAAAGAAAAAACAGAAAGCAACAACGGAATCTTGACAGCCTATGAAGCTAGAGGATTAGATTTGGAAGGAACAGAACTTGTCGTTTTGAGTGCCTGTGAAACAGGTTTGGGTGATATAAAAGCAGGTGAAGGAGTTTACGGACTTCAAAGAGCCTTTCAACTGGCAGGAGCAAAATCAACTATTATGAGTCTTTGGCAAGTGAGTGATGAAGCAACAGCCAAACTAATGACCTACTTCTATGAAAATTGGGCAACAACTAAAGATGTAAATAAAGCATTCAGAGAAGCACAAGAAAAACTCAAAACAGAATACCCAGAGCCTTATTTTTGGGGTGCTTTTATGCTTATTCAGACAGAGAAGTAA